A genomic region of Candidatus Krumholzibacteriia bacterium contains the following coding sequences:
- a CDS encoding DUF4384 domain-containing protein, protein MNTMRTIVTAAALALLLPPAAGAQGPESTAGDRWVQGASVDQVYEDLEAPARDIRVQLWHERTEDERPYRRGEPYEMYFRTNGDSYVVVYRIDVDGYVEVLWPTSRYDDGFVYGNHTYTLPRPGSPVRLTAGERKGVEYVQVIASEVPFDLRGLAVDFRFDLGDERGYDYRIAGDPFLAVNDINYAITGLEEDVDYVVTDWAHLYVESQVDHARYTCTQCHGGGDATATTESVHPYVDECTTINVYSDWGWQRRWRVSFGWYPLYYEPAYYYWDPYYGRPYWFSYYPVYYSWPSYPVYARPHAWYAWHDSPWYGGDFRVRYSKGSVNTHTLYDFDGPKRRTRRVPGLGDVASGNAPVSIAAVRQRENVRSRVEASELVRDRAPTRERAELAPRGRDRNERPARTGLREDRGPRNERRLTSLAPDRSRGERSRSSMERSGVAPPRDRSGDRGTRTERRWTRPVIRNEGGSSGRAADRSRIREDRDRPTRRAPSNVERSRPSRPERNVERNRPTRPERNVERNRPSRPERKVERERPRRPERKVERSRPSRPSRERAAPQRSTPTRRSEPSRNRGGGGSSRSRERGGGGGRG, encoded by the coding sequence ATGAACACCATGCGCACGATCGTGACCGCCGCGGCGCTGGCGCTGCTGCTGCCGCCCGCCGCCGGGGCGCAGGGACCCGAGTCCACCGCCGGCGATCGCTGGGTGCAGGGCGCATCGGTCGACCAGGTCTACGAGGACCTCGAGGCGCCCGCGCGCGACATCCGCGTGCAGCTCTGGCACGAGCGGACCGAGGACGAACGGCCGTACCGCCGTGGCGAGCCCTACGAGATGTACTTCCGCACGAACGGCGATTCCTACGTCGTGGTCTACCGTATCGACGTCGACGGTTACGTCGAGGTCCTGTGGCCGACATCGCGTTACGACGACGGTTTCGTCTACGGCAACCACACCTACACCCTGCCGCGTCCGGGCAGCCCGGTGCGGCTGACCGCAGGCGAACGCAAGGGTGTCGAGTACGTGCAGGTGATCGCCAGTGAGGTGCCCTTCGACCTGCGCGGCCTGGCCGTCGACTTCCGCTTCGACCTCGGTGACGAGCGCGGCTACGACTACCGGATCGCCGGTGATCCCTTCCTCGCGGTGAACGACATCAACTACGCGATCACCGGTCTCGAGGAGGACGTCGACTACGTGGTGACGGACTGGGCGCACCTGTACGTCGAATCGCAGGTCGATCATGCCCGCTACACCTGCACCCAGTGCCACGGTGGGGGCGATGCAACGGCCACGACGGAGTCCGTGCATCCCTACGTCGACGAGTGCACGACGATCAACGTCTACTCCGACTGGGGCTGGCAGCGACGCTGGCGGGTGAGCTTCGGTTGGTACCCGCTGTACTACGAGCCGGCCTACTACTACTGGGACCCCTACTACGGGCGTCCCTACTGGTTCTCGTACTACCCGGTCTACTACTCGTGGCCGAGCTATCCCGTCTACGCACGGCCCCATGCATGGTACGCGTGGCACGACTCCCCGTGGTACGGCGGGGACTTCCGGGTCCGCTACAGCAAGGGATCCGTGAACACGCACACGCTCTACGACTTCGACGGTCCCAAGCGCCGCACGCGGCGCGTACCGGGTCTGGGCGACGTCGCGTCGGGCAACGCGCCGGTGAGCATCGCTGCCGTCCGGCAGCGGGAGAACGTACGGAGTCGTGTCGAGGCGAGTGAGTTGGTGCGTGACCGCGCGCCGACGCGTGAGCGGGCCGAGCTCGCACCCCGTGGTCGCGATCGGAACGAACGGCCGGCGCGCACGGGTCTGCGCGAGGACCGGGGGCCGAGGAACGAGCGGCGCCTGACGAGCCTCGCTCCCGATCGATCCCGTGGCGAGAGATCACGCTCGAGCATGGAGCGCTCCGGGGTCGCGCCACCGCGCGACCGCAGTGGCGATCGCGGCACGCGCACCGAGCGTCGCTGGACGCGGCCGGTGATCCGCAACGAGGGTGGTTCTTCGGGCCGGGCAGCCGATCGGAGCCGGATCCGGGAGGACCGGGACCGACCGACACGGCGTGCACCGTCGAACGTCGAACGCAGCCGTCCCTCGCGTCCGGAACGGAACGTCGAGCGCAACCGCCCGACGCGACCCGAGCGCAACGTGGAACGCAACCGTCCGAGTCGACCCGAGCGCAAGGTGGAGCGCGAGCGTCCCCGCCGACCCGAGCGCAAGGTCGAGCGCAGCCGCCCGTCGCGCCCGAGCCGTGAGCGGGCCGCGCCCCAGCGGTCGACGCCGACGCGGCGGAGTGAACCCTCGCGCAACCGTGGCGGCGGTGGGTCGTCGCGCTCGCGCGAACGAGGAGGAGGTGGCGGTCGCGGTTGA